A region of the Clavelina lepadiformis chromosome 9, kaClaLepa1.1, whole genome shotgun sequence genome:
ACGAATATATATTACAGCAAAGCGACCCTTCAGGCGTTGTACTTCAAACACCTTCGACATATACGCACAACTTGTTTTATTATCGAGAGAGTTTATTATCACAAAGCAAAGCGTAAAATActtaagtaggcctacatggaAATAAGGACACAAAATTATGGAACAGGAATAAACTAAATTATTGGCGGCAATAAACCCAGCTTATGtacaagaaaacattttaataaaaattgaattttcaaaaataaaaccgttagaaatattttgtacCTCAAACTCATTAAAAGATAACTTAatataactatatatataaataatccTATAGCCTAAAAATCAGTCTTATCTTAAAGGGGAAAAGCATCAAATTACCGAAAAGTCAAATGTCAAATACTTGCAGAGAAGATTACTAAAGATTTATATCCTAAAGTCAACGATAGCTTCGGGCATTGCCAGTTGACTCATAACAGAATTATTTCTTTGAGTTATTTGTCACGCCTCAGACAAATCAGCTAAGTAGAACTTAGGAAATGtcacatgttttttttgttcGAACTAAACAAGCTAATGTTTTAAGCTAATGTTTGAAAGTAATTGGTAAACATGTTCAAATTCTTCGATTTTTTCCAGGTTATTACAGCGATTTCCAACACagcaaaaatgacaagttgaATCCTacatatcaaaaaattttgattataCAATAGTATTATATAACagaacaattttttgttggtAGCCTATAACTTGTACCatatttgtttgttgataAAGGTACTTTATGAAATACACTGCTTGTAAAGTTGTAATGGTACCTGCAGGGCATACGttcacaataaataaaaatgttactttaGAAACTTTAGAACAAAAAGAATTAATCTATCaagatttgcaaaaaaattgtctCATTGTGACAGTAAATTCTTTTTGCCCCGctatttataatttattatgGTTTGcttattataaattaaatttattacatatatCCATGAAATACAATTAGTACGTCTTATTAAACTGTAGAAAAGTATGTATTACGATGAAGaattcattaaaaaaaatccattaaatttaatacattttgttgattatgcagtaaaataatttccttttaaaaaaaattttacattgcgtacattttatatttcacatTGTGGATTTAACAAGTTTAGTTTGAAAGTAATCCACTTACTTCCGTgcgaaagtttttgcaaaatcgCAAATTATGGCCTTCCAGCTTACTACACGTTTCTGCCTCAACACAAGCTTTTTCTATAGTTGTCGATCCTTTGTTGATGCTGAACGTGGTGATGCACATTTCCTATGTAAAAATGTTATCGTAAACGATACATAAGCAATGGTAGAAGGTTATTGTATTTTTGGCTGTCCAAGTGCTTTTTTAAGCCTAAAAGTTTCCAGTGCAATTTTATCATTAGTTAATGTCACTGCATGTATTTTGACTATATAACAGAGTCATAAGcaagtcatcaaactcgagccgcaagtcaagtcatttacctttTAAAACTCAAGCCAAGTCCAATCTTTTGGTAtaattgactcgagtcatttgGTGAATAAAACTCGAGTCAAGAAACGTTTaagattattacaaaatttgcgtcATTTAGTTGCCCCGCACGCGTTCGtagacaaataaaatcattttaagttACACCTTAATGTATTTAGACCAAGAAATAGAGATTTGTTTTATCTGCTGAAACGTACTACAAACAAACCGACTAGAGTCATTTCAAATATTggctcgagtcaagtcaaatcATTTTACGCACTTTTTTAGAAAGAGACTCGAGTTAAGTAAAGTCTTGGCAAAAAGTGACTCGACATCACGACTCTGCtacataacaaaatttttaactgtttAAAACGTTAGATAGTGATAATATTACTGCACATAACATAACTTTTTGAGATGAGCGGAAAGCAATAATTTACCAGGGGGATATTTACCTCTTTGTTAGAGCAGGTTTGGATTTTGTATTCGCCGTTTCGACCACCGTAACATACTTCAGTTTTGTTTGGGAACTGCCAAAATTTTTCGTTACCTTTAACATACCACAAATACATATAATTTGACGTGAGATTACTGTATAGGAACACAACATTATGCAGGTTTTGCACGTTTTATTTATCTCCGTGAAGTCTTGCATGTTGAAAGAGAGcggttgaaaacaaaatatttatatagaTCATTAGCAATTATATTTGCTCGCTGTGTACATTAAAATGGTGGCCGACAGGAAAAACTTTACAACTTATTCCATATAGGTTTGTTTAACACCATTTAAACAATGATATACGCATAATAACAGTATTCGAAACAAGTACAGAATACAGTAAACAGTACAGCAAACTATAGAAAACTACAGTAAACTACAGTAAACTATAGAAGTTAAAATTACAGTCACAGTTTGCGAAATGTGATGTTAACGTTTACTACAGTATAAGATTTGGAAACTTAATAAATCGATTACCGATCGATCGTGCTTTGCATTATACCaacagaaacaacaaacattgTAGATTTGTCAagatttaaacaatttaaaatcgCACAAAAACATCGTACTTACTTGTACTTTGTTTGGTCTCAGTTATAACAGTGCAAAGAAAAACCATAATCCAACAAAAGCAATTGATCTGTGGAGACCACGTCATTCTTGCTTTCTTTCAAATGAGTTGTCCTTTTCCCAACCGTGCAAACTATAACATTATGAGC
Encoded here:
- the LOC143469992 gene encoding uncharacterized protein LOC143469992, whose protein sequence is MTWSPQINCFCWIMVFLCTVITETKQSTSNEKFWQFPNKTEVCYGGRNGEYKIQTCSNKEEMCITTFSINKGSTTIEKACVEAETCSKLEGHNLRFCKNFRTEDSTCHFCCVGNRCNNLEKIEEFEHVYQLLSNISLKH